A region of Schistocerca serialis cubense isolate TAMUIC-IGC-003099 unplaced genomic scaffold, iqSchSeri2.2 HiC_scaffold_1444, whole genome shotgun sequence DNA encodes the following proteins:
- the LOC126443294 gene encoding uncharacterized protein LOC126443294 encodes MEWNLETLQTDRLRGATLTKLLHAVQQITRAINHRNRLVLDYNWEFLHNDHNISKTEFQAEIPVFLEHLSDYWRDSAQLLSLGVKHFSQLLVPLAFEQMGIHSNDLQRHEWINSMKHLRDMLHTRLSGWVHDVQSVSEQMAHYKVEEHENRPGTYILR; translated from the exons ATGGAATGGAACCTGGAGACACTGCAAACGGATCGGCTGAGGGGTGCGACCCTCACCAAGTTACTGCACGCTGTACAGCAGATCACAAGAGCCATAAACCACAGGAATCGCCTTGTCTTGGATTATAATTGGGAATTTCTTCATAATGACCACAACATCAGCAAAACTG AATTCCAGGCCGAGATACCGGTCTTCCTGGAGCACCTCTCTGACTACTGGCGGGACTCGGCGCAGCTGCTCTCACTGGGTGTGAAACATTTCTCTCAGCTGCTCGTCCCCCTCGCTTTCGAGCAAATG ggtatccACTCAAATGATCTGCAACGCCATGAATGGATTAACAGCATGAAACATCTGAGAGACATGCTGCACACGAGATTAAGCGGCTGGGTTCATGATGTGCAATCCGTCAGCGAGCAGATGGCGCACTACAAAGTGGAAGAACACGAGAACAGGCCTGGGACTTATATACTTAGGTAA